The Streptomyces sp. NBC_00670 genome window below encodes:
- a CDS encoding cytochrome C oxidase subunit I, whose translation MSERNTEGETRPGPAHDEGPGLVNQVEGYLLWQARVAEAEDRARAFTAPLEWLTTAQRAELENRYTGDCLARARGDLQRIARRITAIRQEYEERYRQLRVRCVAAAVSFAALALVAAVVLRCLP comes from the coding sequence GTGTCTGAACGGAACACGGAGGGGGAGACGAGGCCGGGCCCGGCGCACGACGAGGGGCCCGGCCTCGTCAACCAGGTGGAGGGGTATCTGCTGTGGCAGGCGCGGGTGGCCGAGGCCGAGGACCGCGCCCGTGCCTTCACCGCGCCCCTGGAGTGGCTGACCACGGCGCAGCGGGCCGAGCTCGAGAACCGGTACACCGGCGACTGCCTGGCCCGGGCCCGGGGCGATCTGCAGCGCATCGCCCGGCGGATCACCGCCATCCGGCAGGAGTACGAGGAGCGGTACCGGCAGCTGCGGGTGCGGTGCGTCGCCGCGGCGGTCTCGTTCGCGGCCCTGGCCCTGGTCGCCGCCGTCGTCCTGCGCTGCCTGCCGTGA
- a CDS encoding MurR/RpiR family transcriptional regulator has protein sequence MPSPQQARAQASAITAGRTAPAGDASPTSRLRELFEGPGLSPAHRRIAQYLIEHLTEAAFLSITDLAERVGVSQPSVTRFAGAVGFSGYPALRERLQSLALGSLGSGTPSAPAEQRGNELQAAVDAEIENLENLRRDLADPGRVIEVGRALSRSAPLTVLGLRISVSLAEYFAYAARRIHPDVRLVTRGGSVAYDALLQSREAGGDWLLAFSLPRHAQETLTALRVARGAGLRVALVTDLALGPLAEEADAVFATGTGSRLVFDSYAAPGMVAAALLQAMTDADPERTQARLEEYEQVAEEHQFFLRD, from the coding sequence GTGCCATCGCCGCAGCAGGCTCGCGCTCAGGCATCCGCGATCACTGCGGGCAGGACGGCGCCGGCCGGGGACGCCTCCCCGACCTCGCGGCTGCGGGAACTGTTCGAGGGGCCGGGGCTGTCACCGGCGCACCGCCGGATCGCGCAGTACCTCATCGAGCACCTCACGGAGGCGGCGTTCCTGTCGATCACCGATCTCGCCGAGCGGGTCGGGGTGAGCCAGCCCTCGGTGACCCGGTTCGCGGGCGCGGTCGGTTTCAGCGGTTACCCGGCGCTGCGCGAGCGGTTGCAGTCCCTCGCGCTCGGCTCCCTCGGCAGCGGCACCCCGAGCGCGCCCGCCGAGCAGCGCGGCAACGAGTTGCAGGCGGCGGTGGACGCCGAGATCGAGAACCTGGAGAACCTGCGCCGCGACCTCGCGGACCCGGGACGGGTGATCGAGGTCGGCCGGGCGCTGTCGCGGTCGGCCCCGCTGACCGTGCTCGGTCTGCGCATCTCGGTCTCGCTCGCGGAGTACTTCGCCTACGCCGCCCGGCGGATCCACCCCGACGTCCGGCTGGTGACCCGGGGCGGCAGCGTCGCGTACGACGCCCTGCTGCAGTCGCGGGAGGCCGGCGGCGACTGGCTGCTGGCCTTCTCGCTGCCCCGGCACGCCCAGGAGACGCTCACCGCGCTGCGGGTGGCGCGCGGCGCGGGGCTGCGGGTGGCGCTCGTGACCGATCTGGCGCTCGGACCGCTGGCCGAGGAGGCCGATGCCGTCTTCGCCACCGGCACCGGTTCGCGACTGGTGTTCGACTCCTACGCCGCACCCGGGATGGTGGCGGCGGCACTGCTGCAGGCCATGACGGACGCGGACCCCGAGCGGACCCAGGCCCGTCTGGAGGAGTACGAGCAGGTCGCGGAGGAGCACCAGTTCTTCCTGAGGGACTGA
- a CDS encoding flavin reductase family protein — MYVVTAVAGGERAGCLVGFASQTSIEPVRFMVWLSKRNRTCRVARSADRLAVHLLGRHQRALAELFGGETGDDTDKFARTGWDPGPDGTAVLREPVAWCVGAVERRVDGGDHVGHLLTPLWGGGRPAEEGERVFRLSDAAGITPGHPAD, encoded by the coding sequence ATGTACGTGGTGACCGCCGTCGCCGGCGGGGAACGGGCGGGGTGTCTGGTGGGGTTCGCCTCCCAGACCTCGATCGAACCGGTGCGGTTCATGGTCTGGCTGTCCAAGCGGAACCGCACCTGCCGTGTGGCCCGGTCGGCCGACCGGCTCGCCGTACACCTGCTCGGCCGGCACCAGCGCGCGCTCGCCGAACTGTTCGGGGGCGAAACCGGGGACGACACGGACAAGTTCGCCCGCACCGGCTGGGACCCCGGCCCGGACGGCACCGCCGTCCTGCGGGAGCCGGTCGCGTGGTGCGTCGGCGCCGTCGAGCGGCGCGTCGACGGGGGAGACCACGTCGGTCATCTGCTGACCCCGCTGTGGGGCGGCGGACGGCCGGCGGAGGAGGGGGAGCGGGTGTTCCGGCTGTCGGACGCGGCGGGCATCACGCCCGGGCATCCGGCGGACTGA
- the ctaD gene encoding aa3-type cytochrome oxidase subunit I, with protein sequence MTHTEQAGQVTSVPGESAPPPRPRPGAVVVKWLTTTDHKTIGSLYLITSFAFFLLGGVMALFLRIELARPGLQLLSNEQYNQAFTMHGTVMLLMFATPLFSGFTNWIMPLQIGAPDVAFPRLNMLAYWFYLFGSLIAVGGFLTPDGAASFGWFAYSPLTDMVHSPGVGHDMWILGLGLSGFGTILGAVNFITTIICMRAPGMTMFRMPIFTWNVLLTSVLVLFAFPVLAAALLTLEVDRKFGAHVFEAANGGPLLWQHLFWFFGHPEVYIIALPFFGIVTEVIPVFARKPIFGYMGLVGATISITGLSVSVWAHHMFVTGGVLLPFFSFMSFLIAVPTGVKFFNWIGTMWKGSLTFETPMLWVTGFLVTFLFGGLTGVLLASPPLDFEVSDSYFVVAHFHYVVFGTVVFAMFAGFHFWWPKFTGKMLDERLGKMTFWMLFVGFHTTFLIQHWLGVEGMPRRYADYLAADGFTWLNTISSIGSFLLGLSMLPFLYNVWRTAHYGKPVGVPDPWGYGRSLEWTTSCPPPRHNFECLPLIRSESPAFDLHHRDIAVQEIEPETGRPRV encoded by the coding sequence ATGACACACACCGAGCAAGCCGGGCAGGTCACGTCTGTCCCGGGTGAGTCCGCACCCCCTCCGCGTCCGCGTCCCGGCGCGGTGGTGGTGAAGTGGCTGACGACGACCGACCACAAGACCATCGGCTCCCTCTACCTGATCACGTCGTTCGCGTTCTTCCTGCTCGGCGGGGTGATGGCCCTCTTCCTCCGCATCGAACTGGCCCGCCCCGGGTTGCAGCTCCTCTCCAACGAGCAGTACAACCAGGCATTCACGATGCACGGCACCGTGATGCTGCTGATGTTCGCGACCCCGCTGTTCTCCGGCTTCACCAACTGGATCATGCCGTTGCAGATCGGCGCGCCCGATGTGGCGTTCCCCCGGCTGAACATGCTGGCCTACTGGTTCTACCTGTTCGGTTCGCTCATCGCGGTCGGCGGCTTTCTGACCCCGGACGGCGCCGCCTCGTTCGGCTGGTTCGCCTACAGCCCGCTGACCGACATGGTGCACTCGCCGGGCGTCGGCCACGACATGTGGATCCTGGGCCTGGGACTGTCCGGCTTCGGCACGATCCTCGGCGCGGTCAACTTCATCACCACGATCATCTGCATGCGTGCCCCCGGCATGACGATGTTCCGGATGCCGATCTTCACCTGGAACGTCCTGCTCACCAGCGTGCTGGTGCTGTTCGCCTTCCCGGTGCTGGCCGCCGCACTGCTCACCCTGGAGGTCGACCGCAAGTTCGGGGCGCACGTCTTCGAGGCCGCCAACGGCGGACCACTGCTGTGGCAGCACCTGTTCTGGTTCTTCGGGCATCCGGAGGTGTACATCATCGCGCTGCCGTTCTTCGGCATCGTGACGGAGGTGATCCCCGTCTTCGCCCGCAAGCCGATCTTCGGCTACATGGGTCTGGTCGGCGCGACCATCTCCATCACCGGGCTGTCCGTCAGCGTGTGGGCGCACCACATGTTCGTCACCGGCGGGGTACTGCTGCCGTTCTTCTCGTTCATGAGCTTCCTGATCGCGGTGCCGACCGGGGTGAAGTTCTTCAACTGGATCGGCACGATGTGGAAGGGCTCCCTCACCTTCGAGACACCGATGCTGTGGGTGACGGGCTTCCTCGTCACCTTCCTCTTCGGCGGTCTGACCGGCGTCCTGCTCGCCTCTCCTCCGCTGGACTTCGAGGTGTCGGACTCCTACTTCGTCGTCGCGCACTTCCACTACGTCGTCTTCGGCACCGTCGTCTTCGCGATGTTCGCCGGCTTCCACTTCTGGTGGCCCAAGTTCACCGGCAAGATGCTGGACGAGCGGCTGGGCAAGATGACGTTCTGGATGCTCTTCGTGGGCTTCCACACCACATTCCTGATCCAGCACTGGCTGGGCGTGGAGGGCATGCCGCGCCGGTACGCCGACTATCTCGCGGCGGACGGCTTCACCTGGCTCAACACCATCTCCAGCATCGGCTCCTTCCTGCTCGGTCTGTCGATGCTGCCGTTCCTCTACAACGTCTGGCGCACGGCCCACTACGGCAAGCCTGTGGGCGTGCCCGACCCGTGGGGGTACGGCCGTTCGCTGGAGTGGACGACCTCCTGCCCGCCGCCGCGGCACAACTTCGAGTGCCTGCCGCTGATCCGTTCCGAGTCCCCGGCCTTCGATCTGCACCACCGGGACATCGCGGTGCAGGAGATCGAGCCCGAGACCGGCCGCCCCCGTGTCTGA
- a CDS encoding SRPBCC family protein — translation MAVRHRLIKTAPEHVWTVLADGTRYAEWVVGTSSSTPVRGDWPELDSALRYEVRLGPLTFTNETVVRRCVEGSVLELEAHAGPLGTARIAIELRSWGEYTLVIVDEHPLQGAGRAMHNMAVETVIQLRHRPMLARLAKVCEKTGDEIDGARAERTTAS, via the coding sequence GTGGCCGTACGCCACCGGCTGATCAAGACCGCACCGGAGCACGTCTGGACCGTGCTGGCCGACGGCACCCGGTACGCCGAATGGGTGGTCGGGACGTCGTCCTCCACACCCGTGCGCGGCGACTGGCCCGAGCTGGACTCCGCGCTCCGGTACGAGGTCCGCCTCGGCCCGCTGACGTTCACCAACGAGACGGTCGTACGGCGGTGCGTCGAGGGCAGCGTCCTGGAACTGGAGGCGCACGCCGGACCGCTCGGCACCGCCCGCATCGCCATCGAACTGCGCTCCTGGGGCGAGTACACCCTGGTGATCGTCGACGAACACCCCCTGCAGGGCGCCGGCCGCGCCATGCACAACATGGCCGTCGAGACGGTGATCCAGCTGCGCCACCGCCCAATGCTGGCCCGGCTCGCGAAGGTCTGCGAGAAGACGGGCGACGAGATCGACGGGGCCCGCGCCGAGCGGACGACGGCCTCATGA
- a CDS encoding spore photoproduct lyase family protein, giving the protein MSTPASRRPAGEADALFGLDELPAPPASPAGAAPFRDSPEARRMLAVREIHAEPAAAASPRGRQILARFPDARVTEVDSHWRIPDLHGNAGNVERWVRVKRETLVLGVRKKLVTRPNGRSADWIAPGPSNGCAMACAYCYVPRRKGYANPITVFTDIERTVAHLGRHVAAQGRKTEPNQCDPEAWVYDIGENGDCAVDALVCDNTADLVAAFRRWPTAKASFATKFVNPDLLALDPRGRTRIRFSVMPAEDSRVLDVRTSPVARRIAAAGDFLDAGYEVHFNLSPVVIRPGWRQAWAELLEHMDDVLPARVKEQARAEVIMLTHNAPLHEVNLGWHPRAEELLWTPAIQQPKRSQNGDTNVRYRNDVKRDAVDTLRSLVARHAPWLDVRYAF; this is encoded by the coding sequence ATGAGCACCCCCGCATCCCGGCGGCCCGCCGGAGAGGCCGACGCCCTGTTCGGCCTCGACGAGCTGCCGGCGCCTCCGGCGTCCCCGGCGGGCGCCGCCCCCTTCCGGGACTCGCCCGAGGCGCGCCGCATGCTCGCCGTCCGGGAGATCCACGCCGAACCCGCCGCGGCCGCCTCCCCGCGCGGCCGGCAGATCCTGGCCCGCTTCCCCGACGCCCGGGTGACCGAGGTCGACTCGCACTGGCGCATCCCTGACCTGCACGGCAACGCGGGCAACGTCGAGCGGTGGGTGCGCGTCAAGCGCGAGACGCTCGTCCTCGGCGTACGGAAGAAGCTGGTGACGCGCCCCAACGGCCGCTCCGCCGACTGGATCGCCCCCGGCCCGTCCAACGGCTGCGCCATGGCCTGCGCCTACTGCTACGTGCCGCGCCGCAAGGGCTACGCCAACCCCATCACCGTCTTCACCGACATCGAGCGGACCGTCGCCCACCTCGGCCGCCACGTCGCCGCGCAGGGCCGCAAGACGGAACCGAACCAGTGCGACCCCGAGGCGTGGGTCTACGACATCGGGGAGAACGGCGACTGCGCGGTCGACGCCCTCGTCTGCGACAACACCGCCGACCTCGTCGCCGCCTTCCGCCGCTGGCCCACCGCCAAGGCCTCCTTCGCCACCAAGTTCGTCAACCCCGACCTGCTGGCCCTGGACCCGCGCGGGCGGACCCGGATCCGCTTCTCGGTGATGCCGGCGGAGGACTCCCGGGTGCTCGACGTGCGCACCAGCCCCGTCGCCCGGCGGATCGCCGCCGCCGGGGACTTCCTCGACGCCGGGTACGAGGTCCACTTCAACCTCTCGCCGGTGGTGATCCGGCCCGGCTGGCGGCAGGCCTGGGCGGAGCTGCTCGAGCACATGGACGACGTCCTGCCGGCCCGGGTCAAGGAACAGGCCCGCGCCGAGGTGATCATGCTCACGCACAACGCGCCCCTGCACGAGGTCAACCTCGGCTGGCACCCGCGCGCCGAGGAACTGCTCTGGACGCCCGCCATCCAGCAGCCCAAGCGCTCCCAGAACGGCGACACCAACGTGCGGTACCGCAACGACGTCAAGCGCGACGCGGTGGACACGCTGCGCTCGCTCGTCGCCCGGCACGCGCCCTGGCTGGACGTCCGCTACGCGTTCTGA
- a CDS encoding SpoIIE family protein phosphatase yields MTSESALPEESSAEPDVVALAKVVAVQRAELDRLRSATTLAAVLERAKGAVMALTGRSADAAHEELLRRAEAAGRTLVEECWITLGGTAGCGPEQQEPAPCPGTEPAVHVPAEYGASAIEAAATSETGPAGDVDSAGAAVLAGIAEALVGVSGPEELAHRLREHLAGAVMADGVLIYAGLPAGGLRLAAHAGVTETVAAQWRHVPPLSGIAALEAIRTRRPYWLDDPGRDEKSWSLIGAPERWPTRAWLPVLTEGGTTASLGILRATPSAFTPAAKALLRATALLCADRLRGFLAAPDLVAADPLRDTVQTVFDALPGPAVLLVPLRSAAGEVEDFRIAAAAPRAVDVAGRRGRQLVGLRVLECYPTVVGEPLWEGYHRALATGEPYEGEPFVYQEVAAGVPESSTYSVRAVRSGDALVVTWIRHDSSDREEQRLAELQRLGNLGWADWDLVGGRATWSPQVFTILAREPARGTLSLTDLPEHVAPDDAPVLRHAVGELLAKGRPLDIPFRVHTVRGVRHLRLVAEPVTDADGSPLEVHGFLQDHTAQRSAELALVESERAMLTQHGALLAERTLADRLQHTLLPLPRRPLSLAGLRVDVAYRPAQSGIHVGGDWFSAIELPDGSALFVVGDVAGHGIDAVATMAQLRFTAKGMIITGSTLTGALIRLNALLLHTRDAKTTATLVLARYEPGRRRLVWAQAGHPPPLLLRQGAAGYLDRPAGVLLGARHDPSFAEAEFRLEPGDHLLFYTDGLVERPAEGLDVGFDRLARAAAALHPEGPGPLRPLLDAMLEGELRDDVCVLDVHLPPDAG; encoded by the coding sequence GTGACGAGCGAGTCCGCGCTCCCCGAGGAGTCGAGCGCCGAACCCGATGTGGTCGCGTTGGCCAAGGTGGTGGCCGTACAGCGGGCCGAACTGGACCGGCTGCGGAGCGCGACGACGCTGGCGGCCGTCCTCGAACGGGCCAAGGGCGCGGTGATGGCCCTCACCGGCCGCTCCGCGGACGCCGCCCACGAGGAACTGCTCCGCCGCGCCGAGGCCGCGGGCCGCACGCTCGTCGAGGAGTGCTGGATCACGCTCGGCGGCACGGCGGGGTGCGGACCGGAACAGCAGGAGCCCGCGCCCTGCCCCGGCACGGAACCGGCCGTGCACGTCCCGGCCGAGTACGGCGCGAGCGCCATCGAGGCCGCGGCCACCTCCGAAACCGGTCCGGCCGGTGACGTCGACTCCGCCGGGGCCGCCGTTCTCGCGGGCATCGCCGAGGCCCTCGTCGGGGTGTCCGGCCCCGAGGAGCTGGCGCACCGGCTGCGCGAGCACCTCGCCGGCGCCGTGATGGCGGACGGCGTACTGATCTACGCCGGGCTGCCCGCGGGCGGGCTGCGGCTGGCCGCGCACGCGGGCGTCACCGAGACCGTCGCCGCCCAGTGGCGGCACGTGCCGCCGCTCAGCGGCATCGCGGCCCTGGAGGCGATACGCACCCGGCGGCCCTACTGGCTGGACGACCCCGGGCGCGACGAGAAGAGCTGGTCGCTGATCGGCGCCCCGGAGCGCTGGCCGACCCGCGCCTGGCTGCCGGTGCTCACCGAGGGCGGGACCACCGCCTCCCTGGGGATACTGCGGGCCACGCCGTCGGCGTTCACCCCCGCCGCCAAGGCGCTGCTGCGGGCGACGGCGCTGCTCTGCGCCGACCGGCTGCGCGGCTTCCTCGCGGCGCCGGACCTGGTGGCCGCCGACCCGCTGCGGGACACCGTCCAGACGGTGTTCGACGCGTTGCCCGGCCCGGCCGTCCTCCTCGTCCCGCTGCGCTCGGCGGCGGGCGAGGTGGAGGACTTCCGCATCGCCGCGGCGGCCCCGCGCGCGGTCGACGTCGCCGGGCGGCGGGGGCGGCAGCTGGTCGGGCTGCGGGTCCTGGAGTGCTACCCCACCGTCGTCGGCGAGCCGCTGTGGGAGGGGTACCACCGGGCGCTCGCCACCGGGGAGCCGTACGAGGGCGAGCCCTTCGTGTACCAGGAGGTGGCGGCGGGCGTCCCGGAGAGCTCGACGTACTCCGTGCGGGCCGTCCGCTCCGGCGACGCGCTGGTGGTGACCTGGATCCGGCACGACTCCTCGGACCGCGAGGAGCAGCGCCTGGCGGAGTTGCAGCGGCTGGGCAACCTGGGGTGGGCGGACTGGGACCTGGTCGGCGGGCGGGCCACCTGGTCCCCGCAGGTCTTCACCATCCTCGCCCGCGAGCCGGCCCGGGGCACGCTCTCGCTCACCGACCTCCCGGAGCACGTCGCACCCGACGACGCGCCCGTCCTGCGGCACGCGGTGGGCGAGCTGCTGGCGAAGGGCCGGCCGCTCGACATCCCGTTCCGCGTCCACACGGTCCGGGGTGTACGGCACCTGCGGCTCGTCGCCGAGCCGGTGACGGACGCCGACGGCAGCCCGCTGGAGGTGCACGGCTTCCTCCAGGACCACACCGCGCAGCGCAGCGCCGAACTCGCCCTGGTGGAGAGCGAACGCGCGATGCTGACCCAGCACGGCGCGCTGCTGGCGGAGCGCACGCTCGCCGACCGGCTGCAGCACACGCTGCTGCCGCTGCCGCGCCGGCCGCTGTCCCTGGCCGGACTGCGGGTCGATGTGGCGTACCGGCCGGCCCAGTCCGGCATCCATGTCGGCGGCGACTGGTTCAGCGCCATCGAACTGCCCGACGGTTCCGCCCTGTTCGTGGTCGGTGACGTGGCCGGGCACGGCATAGACGCGGTCGCCACCATGGCCCAGCTGCGGTTCACCGCCAAGGGCATGATCATCACCGGTTCGACGCTGACGGGCGCGCTGATCCGGCTCAACGCGCTGCTGCTGCACACACGCGACGCCAAGACGACGGCGACGCTGGTGCTGGCCCGCTACGAACCCGGGCGGCGCCGGCTGGTCTGGGCGCAGGCGGGCCATCCACCGCCGCTGCTGCTGCGTCAGGGCGCGGCCGGTTATCTGGACCGGCCGGCCGGGGTGCTGCTCGGCGCGCGGCACGATCCGTCGTTCGCCGAGGCGGAGTTCCGTCTGGAGCCCGGCGACCATCTGCTGTTCTACACCGACGGTCTGGTCGAGCGGCCCGCGGAGGGGCTGGACGTGGGCTTCGACCGGCTCGCCCGGGCCGCCGCCGCCCTGCACCCGGAGGGCCCCGGCCCGCTGCGGCCGCTGCTCGACGCCATGCTGGAGGGCGAACTGCGCGACGACGTCTGTGTGCTGGACGTCCACCTGCCACCGGACGCCGGCTGA
- a CDS encoding SDR family oxidoreductase, producing the protein MPDSPLTDRTVVVTGAARGIGAELARELAHRGARLALLGHERAALERLAAELPTPALAHETDVTDTAALDTAAEEIRRRLGPPSAVVANAAVAEAGAFLDTDPAHWQRIIDVNLTGSANTAHAFLPDLLRTAGYHLQIGSLASIGAAPMMSAYCASKAGVEALAHSLRAELAHHGVAVGIAYLGWTDTDMIRDGERHAALHELRTHMPPPAHRITPARTVAVRLADAVERRRTAVYVPGWLRAVQLVRAAVPPVVLRATRRELPRTAARQDVRPTGLLGGGGRADRTAAE; encoded by the coding sequence GTGCCAGACAGCCCCCTCACCGACCGCACCGTCGTGGTCACCGGCGCCGCCCGCGGCATCGGCGCCGAACTCGCCCGCGAGCTCGCCCACCGCGGCGCCCGCCTCGCCCTCCTCGGCCACGAGCGCGCCGCGCTGGAGCGGCTGGCCGCCGAACTCCCCACCCCCGCCCTCGCCCACGAGACGGACGTCACCGACACCGCGGCCCTGGACACCGCCGCCGAGGAGATCCGCCGCCGCCTCGGCCCGCCGTCCGCCGTCGTCGCCAACGCCGCCGTCGCCGAGGCCGGCGCCTTCCTCGACACCGACCCCGCCCACTGGCAGCGCATCATCGACGTCAACCTCACCGGCAGCGCCAACACCGCCCACGCCTTCCTCCCCGACCTGCTGCGCACCGCCGGCTACCACCTCCAGATCGGCTCGCTCGCCTCGATCGGCGCGGCCCCCATGATGAGCGCCTACTGTGCCTCGAAGGCCGGCGTCGAGGCCCTCGCCCACTCCCTGCGCGCCGAACTCGCCCACCACGGCGTGGCGGTGGGCATCGCCTACCTCGGCTGGACCGACACCGACATGATCCGCGACGGCGAGCGCCACGCCGCCCTGCACGAGCTGCGCACCCACATGCCCCCGCCGGCCCACCGGATCACCCCGGCCCGTACGGTCGCCGTCCGGCTGGCCGACGCCGTCGAGCGCCGGCGCACCGCCGTGTACGTACCGGGCTGGCTGCGCGCGGTTCAGCTGGTGCGCGCGGCGGTGCCCCCGGTCGTGCTCCGCGCCACGCGCCGGGAACTGCCCCGGACGGCCGCCCGCCAGGACGTCCGCCCGACGGGCCTGCTGGGCGGCGGCGGCCGCGCCGACCGCACCGCCGCCGAGTGA
- a CDS encoding DUF3662 domain-containing protein: MSGEPRAGLTGWERALERFQRTLLGHVFPREPVELLDALRRECDSNVVRCSENRILAPNAYDIELDPEIHEELAGADGKVGMLLTDRLARHGERNGYEWAGPLAVHITRAESVPNGRYRVAGRVMPHVRADGFAPVTE, encoded by the coding sequence GTGAGCGGAGAACCGCGGGCCGGACTGACCGGCTGGGAGAGGGCCCTGGAACGGTTCCAGCGCACGCTGCTGGGACACGTCTTCCCCAGGGAACCCGTCGAACTGCTCGACGCGCTGCGCCGCGAGTGCGACAGCAACGTGGTCCGGTGCAGCGAGAACCGGATCCTGGCGCCCAACGCCTACGACATCGAACTCGACCCCGAGATCCACGAGGAACTCGCCGGGGCCGACGGCAAGGTGGGCATGCTGCTCACCGACCGGCTGGCGCGGCACGGCGAACGCAACGGCTACGAATGGGCGGGACCGCTCGCCGTGCACATCACGCGCGCCGAGAGCGTCCCCAACGGCCGCTACCGGGTGGCAGGCCGGGTCATGCCGCACGTCCGGGCCGACGGGTTCGCCCCCGTCACCGAGTAG
- a CDS encoding phytoene desaturase family protein, protein MPDAVVIGAGPNGLVAANLLADAGWSVEVLEEQDEPGGAVRHDRNVHPDFVNDLFSSFYPLAAASPVIAGLELERHGLRWAHAPRVLAHPRSDGRCAVLGRNIDDTAASLDTFADGDGDAWRELTSVWERVRPDLVDALFTPFPPVRAGAKLALRLRGAGGLRLARSLVLPVRRLGEEEFRGEGGGLLLAGNALHADLAPESAGSGGFGWLMTMLGQTYGFPVPAGGSGAFTDALVRRLRQHGGTLRCGQRVERVVVRGGRAVAVRTAGGETVAAHRAVLADVAAPALYGGLVEPEHLPAQLMDDLRRFQWDFATFKVDWALDGPVPWAQEAASLAGTVHLADGIDELTRFAAQIARKLIPDRPFCVFGQMTTSDPPRSPRGTESAWAYTHVPHLVTGDAGDEGLTGAWDAKEQQLMADRVERQVERFAPGFRSLIRARRILAPPTLQSMDANLQDGAINGGTTAMHQQLVFRPVPGTGRAETPIGRLYLASASAHPGGGVHGAPGANAARAALRQYAPTPLTRLERVLTRRNRKGRVERAD, encoded by the coding sequence ATGCCGGACGCCGTGGTGATCGGCGCGGGACCCAACGGGCTGGTCGCCGCCAACCTGCTCGCCGACGCCGGCTGGAGCGTGGAGGTCCTGGAGGAACAGGACGAACCCGGCGGCGCCGTCCGGCACGACCGGAACGTGCACCCCGACTTCGTCAACGACCTGTTCAGCTCGTTCTACCCGCTGGCCGCCGCCTCGCCGGTCATCGCCGGCCTCGAACTGGAGCGCCACGGGCTGCGCTGGGCGCACGCGCCCCGGGTACTGGCCCATCCCCGCAGCGACGGCAGGTGCGCCGTGCTGGGCCGGAACATCGACGACACCGCCGCCTCCCTGGACACCTTCGCCGACGGCGACGGGGACGCCTGGCGCGAGCTGACGTCCGTGTGGGAACGCGTCCGCCCCGATCTGGTGGACGCCCTGTTCACCCCGTTCCCGCCGGTCCGCGCGGGCGCCAAGCTGGCACTGCGGCTGCGCGGGGCGGGCGGACTGCGGCTGGCCCGCTCCCTGGTGCTGCCGGTGCGCCGGCTGGGGGAGGAGGAGTTCCGCGGCGAGGGCGGCGGACTGCTGCTGGCGGGCAACGCCCTGCACGCCGACCTCGCCCCCGAGTCCGCGGGCAGCGGCGGCTTCGGCTGGCTGATGACCATGCTCGGCCAGACGTACGGCTTCCCCGTGCCCGCCGGTGGCTCGGGCGCCTTCACCGACGCGCTGGTGCGCAGACTGCGGCAGCACGGCGGCACCCTGCGGTGCGGACAGCGCGTGGAACGGGTTGTCGTCCGCGGCGGCCGGGCGGTCGCGGTGCGCACCGCCGGCGGCGAGACGGTGGCGGCCCACCGCGCCGTACTCGCCGACGTGGCGGCCCCCGCGCTCTACGGCGGCCTGGTCGAGCCCGAGCACCTTCCCGCGCAGCTCATGGACGACCTGCGGCGGTTCCAGTGGGACTTCGCCACCTTCAAGGTCGACTGGGCGCTGGACGGTCCCGTGCCGTGGGCGCAGGAGGCGGCGTCCCTGGCGGGCACCGTGCATCTCGCGGACGGCATCGACGAGTTGACCCGGTTCGCCGCCCAGATCGCCAGGAAACTGATCCCGGACCGGCCGTTCTGCGTCTTCGGCCAGATGACCACCAGCGACCCGCCGCGCTCCCCCCGGGGCACCGAGTCCGCCTGGGCCTACACCCATGTGCCGCACCTGGTCACGGGCGACGCCGGGGACGAGGGGCTGACGGGAGCATGGGACGCCAAGGAGCAGCAGCTCATGGCGGACCGCGTCGAACGGCAGGTGGAGCGGTTCGCCCCCGGGTTCCGTTCGCTGATCCGCGCCCGGCGGATCCTGGCGCCGCCGACCCTGCAGTCGATGGACGCCAACCTCCAGGACGGCGCCATCAACGGCGGTACCACCGCCATGCACCAGCAGCTCGTCTTCCGCCCCGTCCCCGGCACGGGGCGCGCGGAGACGCCGATCGGCCGGCTGTATCTGGCCTCCGCGAGCGCCCACCCGGGCGGCGGGGTGCACGGTGCCCCCGGCGCGAACGCCGCCCGCGCCGCGCTGCGCCAGTACGCGCCCACGCCGCTGACCCGGCTCGAACGCGTCCTGACCCGTCGCAACCGCAAGGGGAGGGTCGAGCGCGCGGACTGA